Part of the Oncorhynchus masou masou isolate Uvic2021 chromosome 18, UVic_Omas_1.1, whole genome shotgun sequence genome, ttggtagcactgcctttaaaagtgtttaacttgggtcaaactttttgggtagccttccacaagcttcccacaataagttgggtgaattttggcccattcctcctgacagagctggtgtaactgagtcaggtttgagatgaacatggtacctgctcccaatgatgaaccagacttgtggaggtctacattttttttcctgaggtattggctgatttctttagatgatgtcaagcaaagaggcactgagtttgaaggtaggccttgaaatacatccacaggtacacctccaattgactcaaatgatgtcaattaggctatcaaaagcttctaacgccatgacataattctctgtaattttccaagctgtttaaaaaggcacagtcaacttagtgcatgtaaacttctgacccaccgcAATTGTGAtagatttcacttataattcactgtctaaaaaaaattgaaaaatgacttgtgtcttgcacaaagtagatgtcctaattgacttgccaaaactgtagtttgttaacaagaaatttgtggagtggttgaaaaaaaacgcattttaatgactccaacctaagtgtatgtaaacttccaccTTCAACTGTATGTTCTCCAAAACGTCACATTTCGAAGTTGCTCAAAACATCAAAAGTGTTTTTGTTTCTCTGTATCGTTCTAGTTACCCAAAACATCAAGTTAAAGGTTAAGTGTAGGCACTTAACCCTTACCTGAAACATTTGGCatacgttttttttttaagtgtccaAGCATGGGATCAAGCACAACTTCCTGATCCAGTCACAGGATTTACACCCCTCCACAACACCTAGTTGATGGGAATCGCACTCACTGTTGGCCCTGATAGCTGGTTTTGAAGGCATTCCCTGTAGTCTTCAGGACGTGAATAGACATCCAATTTCAATGTCAATCTTGAACGACCTGGCTAAGTTTTGATGTTGGGGAGCCTGACAAGTCTAGAGGGAAGCTTGAGTCGGTAAAGATTTTGGCCTATGAATGAGGTGGTTAACCACTGGGCAAAAACTTGAAGCAACATTGTttcaaagtaaaaaaaatatgacattgaatcaacatggaacACAAATTGGATTTGCAAATATTCAAATGGGGCATTTAGTCTTTTTCTCCCCCACCCAACTAACCTATTTCCAATGACATCAAATGTGTTGAATacatgttagttgacaactcaaatcaaaactagacattgaaccgaattctgtgcccagtgggtaaagGAGGACTGATCCTCCTGATAAGGAACTTCAGCATAGTGGGCTAAACACCTCTATCGTTTGGGACTGTGCTTCCAGAGCCCCTCATCTCATTGTTCAGTTCGCCCCATCACCTTCGCATCACCTTCGCATACACAGTCAATATTAAAACTTGGCTAATGTGCTCTAGAGGCAGCTGCGTGGAGAAGTCTGGTgaggcatcccaaatggtactctacatgtagggcactacttttgaacgGGGCTCTGGTAAAGACTAGCGCACtatttagggtgccatttgggacacatactcTGATGATTAACATTATTCAGCCGACAGAGGATATAATAACGTTACAAAATAAATCGGGTGGTTGGGAGATTCAGTGCGACCTAGGAGGGCAGAAAGGGATTTTGTAAGACAGTTTGGGATAATTGGTATAATTTATAGGAGACCCCTAAAGGAACCATTGAAATTGTCCAATTTAGAATGATTTATTGTCACATGTAGGCCACAGAAAATTTTGTTTTTACAATTCCATCAACCTCCCATGCGACAGGTTTTACGTTTTGCCAACAAACTAAATAAATATAAGTTTTACTCATTACATTGCTCAGTGGTTTATTATTGTTGTGTATGGGGGAACAACGCGAGGAACTTCCTCAGTGCCAAATAATCTCTTTAAACGCTTTAAAACAAGTGACTGTTTTGCCAGACTCTGCTTTATCTGCGCTATCATCTCATCGACCCGCAGTTGGCCCTGTGCAAGGCTCACACATAAAACGGAACACAGATATTGATTTCAAATAAGTAAAATACGTTTTGAATGCAGAATTACAACTTTGACGGTATAACACGCCTACAGTTAAGCACGCCCCTATGTGGTCGCTTTTCTTAATTCTGCTCATGCATATTAAATCTGCTAAAAGCGCCAGAAGTGCTGTTCGTCTCGCAGCAGGGTCGTATGTCGTCATTGTTCTTGCACTCGAAGCACATAAACGGTGATTTCAAGGCCTATTGAGCACGCGATGGATTGCTCCTAAAATCCAATGAGAGGTGGAGGGCATCGATTATTCAGAGAGGGTGCGGTGCAACAGTAGTACATTGCTGGGTGAATCGGCAGTTGTGTGGTGCTAAAGTACTGTAGTAATGCAGAGAATTAGAAACAAATACCTGTATTATTAGAGAATGTGGCTGCAGCAGTTTTAACTTTAGGGTATGCTTCATTTTATTATGCTAGTAGTTTCAGGTTATCACATTGTAAAACACAAAATGCAAGGAGCTGCAGATAATACGAGGCCATTGCTGACAAAGTCCTAAATCCTAACAGAACAAGACTTCAAAAGTGTTTCGAAATGTAGGCTAATACAGAGACAAGTTCCACTATATTGTGAGATCACATGAGAGAAAAACACAAATCTAGCAACTGGATAAAGTGATATTAAGCAGCTGATCGGAGCTCAGTGGCTGTGTGTTGCATTAGACACTAATCCACTACAGAAAGGCAGTGGGACAGCATCTAATACCCTCCTCCCCTTACACATACTACAGTCACACCTACAGCATCTCCTGCTGCCGTGACAACCAACTGCCAATTCAGCTACAACCGTTTCCTCTCCAGGAACACCTAAGCTCCCTGTGCACACTTCGTTTCCTGCGTCTCACCACACCCCTATGCAAGTGACATGGACACCCCTCACCCTTCTGAACGCACCCCTATAAGTGACAGATGTTACTAGAGCAACAGTTGGTGTAGAGGGAGGGGCTTGGGGCCATCTGTCCAGGGTCAAGGTTTGAAAATAAACTGTGGTTGTCTCATATTCAGGAAAACTCAACTGCAAGTACTTTGGGGGAGAAAAGTAGGAAAATAATCCAATGTTAatctgtgcctttaaaaaaaagttaaatcaTTTGCCCCTGGGGCGTTAGGGTCCAGAAAGTATCTCAGAGTAGCAATGtggatctaggatcagatcacaGTTGTCAATGCAATCTTCCCATTCTAATCAAAAAGGCAAAATGTCTAAATGCAACACACACCAAACTAGATGCTTTTATGAATGTGGACTAGAGAAGCTGAGCTATAGTAGCCTGACATGTTGGAAAACAGCAATGGTGTAAAGTAAAAGTAGAGATAGAAAATGACTAAATCAGGTACTTTTTCCCACCACTGGAAAACAGGGCTACATACAACCAGTGTGAAGGCACCACCTTGTGGTAAAATGCAATTCTGCAATCAAATAGTTCTAAAACATTATGTAAAacggttaaaaaaaaaaaatagaagagCTTTATTCACTAGAATATTTACAGATAAAAAACACAAGGCTAAAATATACAACTACATTACAGATCCCGAATCAAACAGCGTCCTCATGTAATTAACTGTTTTCTCCACCTCATCTCGAAAATTGGCGATCTTCAAATGGATAGTCTTCCTCTACAACAGTAGAAATGACAACAGCTTAGGCCCACATTAGTAAACTGAAAACGACCGCAACACTACAGCAAGTATTAAATATAGCTCAAACCTAAAGAACATAATAACTTTCAGTGAAGGCCTGAGTCTACATAGAACTTCCAAGGGCAAAGTACTCTACATCAAGCATTTGCCTTGAATGAGATCTACAGGTAAAtacacaggtaactgccaaaataaaaaggaaacaccaacaaaaGGGTCTTAAATTGGGGGTTGAgcaagaacagcttcaatgcaccttggcatatatttcacaagtgtctggaactctattggagggatgcgacaccattcttccacaaaaAATTATATAATTTGgcgttttgttgatggtggaaaATGCAATCTCAGGCGCAGcgccagaatctcccataagcaTTAAATTagagttgagatctggtgactgagacacccATGTCATATGGTACACATTGTTTAATGcgcatcaaaccattcagtgaccactcgtgccctgtggaagGGTTGTATTGTCATCCTAAGGGGGCTTAGCCATGGAAGCCAAAATGgtctgcccagcatttttatatcggaccctaagcatgatgggatgttaattaccTAATTAAGTCAAGAACCACAACTGTATCCATCATTACCTGCAGTTTctattattttggcagttaactGTATATGATGTTAATTCTTAATACAGCAGTATGGTGTGGCCAAGACAAATGTTCCCATTGGGGGGAAAAAAGTCTTAAGAAACATCAcagaaactcagcaaaaaaaagaaacgtccattTCAGtactctgtctttcaaagatgatTTTTACGaattcaaataacttcacagatcattgtaaagggtttaaacactgttccccaagcttgttcaatgaaccataaagaattaatgaacatgcacctgtggaacggtcgttaagacactaacagcttacagacggtaggcaattaaggtcacagttaagaaaactaaagaggcctttctactgactctgaaaaacaccaaaagaaagatgcccagtgtccctgcttttctgtgtgaatgtgccttaggcatgctgcaaggaggcatgaggactgcagatgtggccagggtaataGATTAAGGTCCGAACTgcgagacacctaagacagcactacagggggacaggatggacagctgatcgtcctctgTGGGAGACCACgtataacacctgcacaggatcggtacatccaaacatcacacctgcaggacaggtagaggatggcaacaacaactgcccgagttacaccaggaatgcacaatccctccatcagtgctgagGCTGTCCGCAATTGGCTGAGGTGAGGCAGGACTGAGGGCTtgaaggcctgttgtaaggcaggtcctcacccaccgtcgctggaccagacaggactggcaaaaagtgctcttcactgagtagttgcggttttgtctcatcaGGGGTGATGTAAGATTCacatttatcgttgaaggaatgaatgttacaccgaggcctgtaatctggagcgggatcgatttggaggtggagggtccgacatggtctggggtggtgtgtcacagcatcggactgagcttgttatcattgcagacaatctcaatgctgtgctttacagggaagacctcatccctcatgtggtacccttcctgcaggcacatcctgacatgaccctccagcatgacaatgccaccagccagactgctcgttctgtgcgtgatttcctgcaagacaggaatgttggtgttctgtcatggccagcgaagagcccggatctcaatcccattgagcacatctgggacatgttggatcggagggtgagggctagggccattcccaccaagaaatgtctgggaaccTGCAGgagccttggtggaagagtaacatctcacagcaacaactggcaaatctggtgcagtccatgaggagatccaCTGCTgttcttaatgcagctggtggccacaccagatactgacttaattttgaccccccccccgaccccttttgttcagggacacattcaatttctgttcgtcacaagtctgtggaacttgttcagtttgtctcagttgttgaatcttatgttcatgcaaatatttacacatgaatgttgctgaaaataaacgcagttgacagtgaagacgtttctttttttgcttagTTTATATACATAGGGTTGGTGACGTACAATGTAGATACGCAGTCTCTCCTGCTCCAGGTGATAGAACTCAGCCACAGTCAGCTCCCCAAAGTCTTTCTTCATGGCCAGGAAGCCACAGTTAGGAGACCGTTTGATATGCTCAGACCTACAGaggacagacaagacagagacatgtagatcATTAAGACTTTACATGACAACTGAAAGGCTTTGCTGATAACACAAAATGTCAAATGGTACAGCGTTTCTACTGAACGATAATGGTATTGAATCCAATGTGAATGGTGAGGACTCAATGGTTTCTTAAACAGTTCAGTAAGAGCTTTATCTGACCAATAATAACTCTAGTGTAAGGACCAAGTTTACCAGGGGTTGTCCTCAGGCTCCCAGCCCTCCAGCTCTCTGAGACAGAAGAAGCAGCAGGCCACATCAGGCTCGTTCACACTGGGACAGTGGACGAACCCTGCCGTCGCCATCTGCAGATACAGGTAACATGTTCAGAAGGAGCATCAACCTTTAACACTGTTATGTCACAACGGAGCAGTGGACAAACCCTGCCTTtttccatctgtaaatagacaCTGGCAAGTCACAATATATCTAACATAGACCTATGGTCTGATGCCCATCAGGTGTGTATCGATGCCGGGTACAAGGCTAAAATTTGAGCACGATTTGTCCTGGTCAGGGAAAATTCCTGGAGATAAGAGCCCCATCAGGCTGCCTGATGGAGTTGTCCGGCTGTTTGAGGGTTAGCTGTAGGGACCTTAACTGGCAACCTGGTGCAGCCAGTGAATGTGTACCAGATGAAATGAGCCAATGCACCATTCTACTGGTAGACATCTCTGATGTGGTCAGGGTTAAGTGTAGGTGAGGTTACATGGTAGGCCAATCAAtacagacaactttagcatttaaACAACTACTCAGCTAaaacctacccctaacccctaggcTAAAATTAGCCACCGAGCAGTGCTGAATTTACATTTTGTCTTGACACTCTCaacttgaaaaaaaaaatatctatTAAAGATATAGCCTATACTGGGCTTAAGAAGTCTAGCTACTTCTGAAGCACATGCTGTGCCCTAGAAACTCCTATGTAAACATTGGaaatatattcattatataaaagTTAGTGATGATACAAATAGCTGTCATTGAAATTACAAAGTCATGTGAAAGATTATGTTTCTACATTGTGTGAAAGCATTTAGTGTAATACATAATCGGTACACTGTCTCTAAATACATCAGGTTTGTGATGACTTATTACAACTTTGTCTGGATTCATTTATATAGTCAGTGCTCATAAAACATTCCTGGACACACAACAGATGCTGGGACATTTgagcaccgccctatgggactcccaatcacagacagttgtgatacaacctggaatcgaaccaTGGTCTGTGGTGACGTCTCTAGCAAtgagaagcagtgccttagaccacctaGCTAACTTAagcaacaaattggaatttgtaaaaTACATATAATTCATAACATATACGAAATGGATGACAGCATCAACAAATTAATACATATCAAATTGAACCTCTCCCACGTTAAGCAACGTTGTAACATTGTAGGGGCCTGACTATGTGGTGTGGCTGTGTCAGGGTTAAGTAACATGGCAGGGAGCTGTTACCACACAGTTTATCACCAGAAGCAGAGGGAGGGGTAAGGGTCAAGGGAGGACTAATGAAAATGCACCAGACAAAACAAGCTCTAACACCTGCTTTTTAGTAAATCTTCACATGTCACATTGGACACATCCATCCCCTGGGCAGCCAGGAGGGTCTCAAATGCAATCACAGCAGTTTACACAATAGCCTTAACGTGTAACCGCTTTCATAAAAGTACAACAAATATCATCCAATGGAGAAGTCTAAAGTGTAACTAGGATCTGTCTTGGGCAATTCTGTGTGTGACTGAATTGCCCAAGACTAGTCCTAGTTATGATTCAAAGCTAGGGGCATCACAAGTTGGTTGTTGGATCATAATCAACCTGCACAACCAGGGACATGTTGGAGAGGGTCAGGGTGTTATGTAGTTGTCAGAAGGCTGATTCATGTCTATGTAAAAAGAAATCTCTCCTGTAGAAAACAAGTGCTTGACCTACATTTCATGACCTCTTTTCTCCCTGCCCATCATTTCTGAGTTAGGTCTGGTCAGAATGACATTCATTGAAATGTAAGGTATCAGGTGAGCCTACCCCAGTCAGACACTAATGTCTTTAACGCCTATTGGCGAGGGAGTTTTGGTAAGCGCCCCAACGCTTCTCTAAATGAACTCGTTACTTGCagtacagttttggaaacagtgagaaatatatttttaatGCTACACATCTTCatagggttagtgttcccacaAGGCCACATCTCCATGTTACATTGCTTATTTACATAAGACATAGGTAGCTTCCTGTGCTAATTAGCCATCTAGCATGCTCCGAACACCTGTTTGTAATCTTAGTTTCTCAACTGGAAGCACACGGCTTGTGGAGCTGTGCAAAAGTGCTGCAAGAAGTGGGTCTTTCATTGAAAGATTTTTTCCTCTGATATGAAATGAGCATATCAGCATATGTTTCAAAAACCAGTTTGAAAGCAATGATTGACATTTCTAAATATTAAAACATGGCGTAGTTGACATGGAGTCAACAGCGTATAAATGTAACTACGGAACACCCCACATACAGACAAGGGTTTGAGATTTACAGGTGACCCCAGCATCCTCACTGACAGGAAACATTGTGCGATACTGAATGGTGGTTTCTTCATCTTACCATTTCAGGTGTGCATTGACATTCCTCACAAAAAGGCCAATCGGCAAAGCTCTGGAGTCGCATTTCATAACTGTACATCTTGTTGTAGGAGTAAAACCTCGCTCTCAAATCGTTTAGACTAGCCATGGCCTCGAGGAAGGGAAGCAACCTTTTCAGCTTGAGAATGATGTTGGATATATACAGGTGTGGCCCACAAGACACTGATTATGGACAACAAGGGGGGGGAGGCAACAGGGTATTCCAAATGTTGAAGGTCAGGGTATTTTGTAGGTTTTAGTTACAGATGCTTCTTTTCACTCATTAGCTGAGACTAATCCTTGTACTGCTAATCTAAAACTGCAAAAATATTGAGGCCAAAAAAACACACAGGTGAAAGCCTTGAAGTAGTGAATTACTTCAATCATGTGACTTGGAACTGTGAGTTTATTGGTCCGTTTGAATTAATTGTTTGTGCACTCTGATTGATTTCAGGTAGGACACTGAATGCGGTGAACCTCCACCTGGGTCTTTGCTCGTTAAAGAGAAAATCCACTCAAAACACTTTCTTTTGTTATATTTTTTCATTAGTTCACTGTTGATGCATGTCAGCAGTCAAATTGTTAAGATACTGTACTCTCATAAAGCAAAGTGTCACCAGCCacatcatgatgatgatgatgcacagccacaaagtcataattagGGCTAAACCCCacccatttctacaatttatcttccTAAAATTAtactttaaacctaaccttaaccaaactgCTAAACTTAtgcctaacccaaaccctaaattAAGCATTTTTTTGTGACATTATTGACTTTGTAGCTGTGGAATctaactttgtggctgtgttatctagtCGAAAGACCCCCCCACCTGTTTCCTACAAAATTGTGACGCATTCCCTGTTCTACACCCccatatcacacactcacaaactgaaaACATAACTTGTGTACAATTAATTGGTTAGAGAGAGGTCTCATATCTCTTTCATTTTTTAGAATCGTGGCAAAGTTGGTTCCTGTGTCAGTCACATCTTTGGCCACCTTCCTGAgggtcaaacaaaaacacactAATAAATGGCTAACAAATAGTGCCTCCCACAATGCAAGGTGACGACTGAATGGTGCAGTTCGTGAGAAGCAACTGCAGTGACTTGAAGGCGACTTCATAAAAAGCTGCATGTCTTTTGATCACATGATTTTTGTGAAGTTCATGCAGTTGACATGTTGGGCCATTTCTTTAACCATAATACAACACACTTTGAAAGACGGTGACCAACGATGGACTTGTCAAAAGTGATCCGCTCGAACACACTTATTGTGGCCAAATAAGGTCTATAGAGCTACGGAGGAGTCTGGCTAACACTCGTATATAATGAGGAGATGGTTTTGTATCCACCCGAGCAATGGGAGTTTTTGTCCCAAATGCGGGAAGGCAGGCAGTCTGTTTATCGGTCTGCTTATTAAAGAGCGACTGCCCCTAAACAGTAGCTTCTCGTTTTGAATACGACCCATGTAGCATCGATATGAGGCATcgattctagtgtcaaaattgactacaaagtttAAATAGGGTAATtatggtcataaagtcagtctcgtctGAAACAGAGATTTGTGAGATGATAGGAAAAgatggtatgtaacagaatgaaggttcCCCTTTTGGTTTTAATGATAGGAAAAgatggtatgtaacagaatgaaggttcCCCTAATGGTTTTAATGATAGGAAAAgatggtatgtaacagaatgaaggttaCCCTAATGGTTTTAATGATAGGAAAAgatggtatgtaacagaatgaaggttaCCCTAATGGTTTTAATGATAGGAAAAGATGGTATGGAACAGAATGAAGGTTACCCTAATGGTTTGTTTTAATGATAGGAAAAGATGGTATGGAACAGAATGAAGGTTACCCTAATGGTTTGTTTTAATGATAGGAAAAGATGGTATGGAACAGAATGAAGGTTACCCTAATGGTTTGTTTTAATGATAGGAAAAgatggtatgtaacagaatgaaggttaCCCTAATGGTTTTAATGATAGGAAAAGATGGTATGGAACAGAATGAAGGTTACCCTAATGGTTTGTTTTAATGATAGGAAAAGATGGTATGGAACAGAATGAAGGTTACCCTAATGGTTTGTTTTAATGATAGGAAAAgatggtatgtaacagaatgaaggttaCCCTAATGGTTTGTTTTAATGATAGGAAAAgatggtatgtaacagaatgaaggttcCCCTTTTGGTTTTAATGATAGGAAAAgatggtatgtaacagaatgaaggttaCCTAATGGTTTTAATGATAGGAAAAgatggtatgtaacagaatgaaggttaCCCTTTTGGTTTTAATGATAGGAAAAgatggtatgtaacagaatgaaggttcCCTAATGGTTTTAATGATAGGAAAAgatggtatgtaacagaatgaaggttcCCTAATGGTTTTAATGATAGGAAAAgatggtatgtaacagaatgaaggttaCCCTAATGGTTTTAATGATAGGAAAAgatggtatgtaacagaatgaaggttcCCCTAATGGTTTTAATGATAGGAAAAgatggtatgtaacagaatgaaggttaCCCTTTTGGTTTTAATGATAGGAAAAgatggtatgtaacagaatgaaggttcCCCTAATGGTTTTAATGATAGGAAAAGATGGTATGGAACAGAATGAAGGTTACCCTAATGGTTTGTTTTAATGATAGGAAAAGATGGTATGGAACAGAATGAAGGTTACCCTAATGGTTTGTTTTAATGATAGGAAAAGATGGTATGGAACAGAATGAAGGTTACCCTAATGGTTTGTTTTAATGATAGGAAAAgatggtatgtaacagaatgaaggttaCCCTAATGGTTTTAATGATAGGAAAAGATGGTATGGAACAGAATGAAGGTTACCCTAA contains:
- the birc5b gene encoding baculoviral IAP repeat-containing protein 5b, whose amino-acid sequence is MASLNDLRARFYSYNKMYSYEMRLQSFADWPFCEECQCTPEMMATAGFVHCPSVNEPDVACCFFCLRELEGWEPEDNPWSEHIKRSPNCGFLAMKKDFGELTVAEFYHLEQERLRIYIRKTIHLKIANFRDEVEKTVNYMRTLFDSGSVM